The bacterium CG_4_10_14_0_2_um_filter_33_32 genome contains a region encoding:
- a CDS encoding DNA-binding protein HU (histone-like DNA-binding protein): MTKEQLLEVVANKSNLSQQAVNNLLKILGEVITESLRKGEKVAVSGIGVFDVNNRASRRARNPQTGEIMKIPAMRIPCFRAAVGLKKAVRK; encoded by the coding sequence ATGACAAAAGAGCAATTACTGGAAGTTGTTGCCAATAAGAGCAATTTGTCACAACAGGCAGTTAATAATCTTTTAAAAATTTTAGGTGAAGTTATTACTGAGTCATTAAGAAAGGGTGAGAAAGTGGCTGTTTCCGGCATAGGCGTTTTTGATGTAAACAATAGGGCGTCAAGAAGAGCAAGAAACCCTCAGACCGGGGAAATAATGAAGATACCTGCAATGAGAATTCCGTGCTTTAGGGCTGCTGTAGGTTTAAAAAAGGCCGTTAGAAAATAA
- a CDS encoding metallophosphoesterase, whose amino-acid sequence MKILILGEIIGRPGRAKIKEVLPDILKQYSPDFVIANGEHLAAGKGLTVEKMQEMEDLGINFFTTGNHVFAHKEICPLLEDPKAPVVRPANYPPGVPGKEYKTVVAKGQKIAVINLMGRTFFRLEFDDPFRKVDELLKEIKTNFVIVDIHAEATSEKILMGDYLDGRVSIVFGSHTHVPTCDYQILKNGTFYITDIGMLGPIDSVIGLKKEVSRERVLMQMPARYEVAPYGPSYFHALIVDLNKEGRAINFEKIEKIV is encoded by the coding sequence ATGAAAATATTAATTTTAGGTGAAATAATTGGCAGGCCGGGTAGGGCGAAAATCAAGGAAGTATTGCCTGATATTCTAAAGCAGTATAGTCCAGATTTTGTTATTGCTAATGGTGAGCATCTTGCTGCAGGTAAAGGTTTAACGGTTGAAAAAATGCAGGAAATGGAGGATTTGGGTATTAATTTTTTCACAACAGGAAATCACGTATTCGCCCATAAGGAAATTTGTCCTTTATTAGAAGATCCGAAAGCTCCAGTTGTAAGACCTGCAAACTATCCTCCTGGCGTACCGGGAAAAGAATATAAAACAGTTGTTGCTAAGGGTCAAAAAATTGCTGTTATCAATCTTATGGGGAGAACCTTCTTTAGATTAGAATTCGATGATCCATTTAGGAAAGTAGATGAGTTGCTTAAAGAAATAAAAACCAATTTTGTAATAGTTGATATTCATGCTGAAGCTACTTCTGAGAAAATTCTGATGGGTGACTATCTTGATGGTAGGGTAAGTATTGTTTTTGGTTCCCATACTCACGTTCCTACTTGCGATTATCAAATTCTAAAGAATGGCACATTTTATATTACGGATATCGGTATGCTTGGGCCTATTGATTCTGTTATTGGACTAAAAAAGGAAGTATCAAGAGAGAGAGTTTTAATGCAGATGCCCGCCAGATATGAAGTCGCGCCATACGGACCATCTTACTTCCATGCATTAATTGTTGACCTAAATAAAGAGGGTAGGGCCATAAATTTTGAAAAAATTGAAAAGATCGTATAA